In Panthera tigris isolate Pti1 chromosome C1, P.tigris_Pti1_mat1.1, whole genome shotgun sequence, the following proteins share a genomic window:
- the LORICRIN gene encoding loricrin has protein sequence MSHQKKQPTPMPPVGCGKTSGGGGGGGGGGGGGGGSGCGGYSGGGGGSSCGGYSGGGGGSSCGGYSSGGGGSSCGGYSGGGGGGGGGGSSGSVKYSGGGGSCGGGGGSSCGGSSCGGYSGGGGGSSCGGGGSSCGGYSGGWGGSSCGGYSGGGGGSSCGGYSGGGGGSGQQVQCQSYGSISSGGCGGGSSGCGSGGGSSACGGGGGSSSCGGGGGSSGCGEAGYFSSQETTQTSCMPQQSYGGGSSCSGGGGSSGGGGSCFSSGGGSSCGGGGGSSGGGGSCFSSGGGSSCGGGGSSGGGSGGGKGVPICHQTQQKQAPTWPSK, from the coding sequence ATGTCTCACCAGAAAAAGCAGCCCACCCCCATGCCCCCAGTGGGCTGCGGGAAGACCtccggcgggggcggcgggggcggcgggggcggcggaggcggcggagGCTCCGGTTGCGGCGGCTACTCTGGAGGCGGCGGAGGCTCCAGCTGCGGAGGCTACTCAGGAGGAGGCGGAGGCTCCAGCTGCGGGGGCTACTCCAGCGGCGGCGGAGGCTCCAGCTGCGGAGGCTACTcaggcggaggcggcggcggcggcggcggcggttcCAGTGGGAGTGTCAAGTACTCCGGAGGTGGTGGCAGCTGCGGGGGCGGCGGAGGCTCCAGCTGCGGAGGCTCCAGCTGTGGAGGCTACTCCGGGGGCGGTGGAGGCTCCAGCTGCGGAGGTGGAGGCTCCAGCTGCGGGGGTTActccgggggctgggggggctcCAGCTGCGGAGGTTACTCTGGGGGCGGCGGAGGCTCCAGCTGCGGGGGCTACTCCGGGGGCGGCGGAGGCTCCGGGCAGCAGGTTCAGTGCCAGAGTTACGGAAGCATCTCTagcggcggctgcggcggggGCTCTTCCGGCTGCGGGAGCGGCGGGGGCTCCTCCGCctgcgggggcggcgggggctcCTCCAGctgcgggggcggcgggggctcTTCCGGCTGCGGGGAAGCTGGCTACTTCTCCTCGCAGGAGACCACCCAGACCTCCTGCATGCCGCAGCAGAGCTACGGAGGGGGCTCTTCCTGCTCTGGGGGCGGCGGCTCCTCTGGAGGCGGCGGCAGCTGCTTCTCCAGTGGTGGGGGGTCGTCCTGCGGTGGGGGCGGCGGCTCCTCCGGGGGCGGCGGCAGCTGCTTCTCCAGTGGTGGGGGGTCGTCCTGCGGTGGGGGCGGCAGCTCCGGTGGGGGCTCCGGAGGTGGCAAGGGCGTCCCGATCTGCCACCAGACCCAGCAGAAGCAGGCGCCTACCTGGCCAAGCAAATAA